AGCAGCTCAACCTACGCGCAGTTCACAGTCACCTAGCCCTCCTCAATCACTTGACTTATCCGCCACTTACCCCCTATGTTGTTTTCAACCGATGAGACAGGACTGCGCCGCAGTCGCTCACCCTCACCGGTCAGGCTTACAGCCCTGATGCTGAGAGCCGAATAGCCTAATCCCTCTTCACTACATCAGCGCAACATGCGCCCCACGCTTATGCAGCATTGCTAGCGGCCGACCCGGCTGCGCCATGACATAGAAACGCTCCCCCAATGTTGTACGGATCCGCAGTCTTCACCGGCTGCTGTGACGTCAACCGGTAGGTGCAGACGAGTCGCCTGACGGTATCCAGTCCGCTCAGCGCAGGGCATGCGGCCCAGTAGAGACACTCGTTCGGCCAAACGACGGAGGGGTTTAGCGGGAGGACGAGGGCAGCTATAGCCCGAGGACGGATCGAGCCGGTGCGCACCTTTGTGCGGGTCAACAGGCTTCCCGTGACTAAGTCTCCCCAGCGTAGCGCCAACACTCAACAGGCGCCCATAGATGCGCAGGACAGTATCAATAGTCGCTAAGACTTCCTCCTGCGGGGCCTTGCGGCCCTGACGCGCTACGCCCTTCCTATGCCCATTGGGGCCCGGTGTAGTCGTCGCAGCGAGATCGAGCACGATCTCCATTCCTCTCCCCATCTTCCCAAGGATGGTTAACCAGGGATGCGGTGCAAAACCGGCTTCCAGTCTCCGGATGGGACTGAAATGAAGGGCAAAAACACCCGACGAAATCCATCCACCTCCCCAATCCACCTGCATGCAGTCCAGACCTCTTGGAGGTCTCTGCGTAGCAGGCAAGGCGCAGCGAGCGCCCCCCTGTGTCCCTACCAGGGGGCGCTTCGCTGTTAGGCGGTTCAAGTCCGCCTGGATTGGTTCGCCCCGCCGCAGAGCGGGGCTTCTTTGTGTCCCTCTGACGCTGTGACTTTCATGCCTTCCCCCAGCTGCTACCTGCCAGATCCCCCCCTGTGTCCCCCCGAGCCCGTCTTCCTGAGCAAGAGCGAGCGGGATGCCCGCCATCCCTCCCTGGTGAGCTACCTGCTGCCCACCCACTGGGCCTGCTACTTCATCAACGACGACCCCTCCGGTCTGGAAGACGACGAGATCGCTGCCGCAGATGCCTGGTGGGCGGAGACCTTCTCCTCCCGTTCCGCCAGCTGCGTCGATGCCGATGAGGAGTACGGCTACGCCAGGCACCACGACGCTGCCGGCTACTGCCTGGCAACCGACTGCACGATCTACCGCTTCCTGCTGACGGCTTCGCAGGCTGTGGCTCTCCCCGTTGGGGCTCCGGCGCCGCCGGCGCAGCCATGAGCGGCTACTGCAAAGTCCGCTTCCGCTGTGCCAGCAGCGGCGTCGCCACCGCCGGCCTGGTCCTACCGGCTGACCGCCTCCGAGGCGCCTCCTACTCCAGCCTCTCCCGCTACTTCCCGGCCGGTGCCTTTGCCCGCATCCGTTCCCCCTGGCTGGATGTCTCCCCGCCGTTCGATGAGGCGGCCGAGGCCCTGCGCTTCTGCTTCCCCGAGAACGGGCCATGGCCTTCGGCTGGTTAACCAACTGCCTCCACCACGCCCCCCTTACTGCCTGCAACGCAGGCTTTTTTCATGCACTTCAACAGCCAGGTCACGATCCGCCTGCCCGATGGATCCCTCTTCCCTCCGATCGGCCTCCTCCACGAAGACGACGACGTCCTCTCCGGGCTCCTGTTCCTCCAGAGCATGGGCCGCCAAATGGCGTGGCATCGCAACGGAGAGCTCAGCGGCCTCCAGCTCCAGGTCACCGCTCCCCCCGAGACCGTCAGCAGCGCAGCCGTCATCGACAGGGCCATCAGCGGCGCAGCCGCCAGCACCGAGGACCTGGAAGAGGTCTTCTCCTTCCTCGATTCCCCCGCCTGCTGCCCCAACAGCGCCCACAAGCCATGAATGTCACCGTGCTGACAGGGACTGTCCCTCTGCCGGTGCAGCTCACCTTCTTCGGCTGCGGAGCCATCCGCGCGGAAGTTCTCCTGCTGGTCTCCGCCGTCTCCCCCCGCTGGGAGGAGGAGTCCGCCGGCGGCTTCTCCCTGCTCGTTGAGGTCTGGGGGAAGCAGGCCCAGGAGCTCAGCGACAACGCCACCCCCGGCATGCGTCTGGCGGCCTCGGGGCGCCTCTGTGGCAACCACTGCGGCATCCGCCTGGTGGCCGATCGGATCCACTTGCCGCTCAAACCACCTGAGAGCTGATCCGTTCAAACGGGCGGGCGGGTGTGAGCCCCGCCCCAGCAGTTGCCGGTCTCCCTGTGAGGCCGGCTTTTTTGTCCTCTCTGGCGGCGTCATACCTGCCGCTGCGATTTCCCATGTCCCATCAATTCAGCTCTGGCGTGTTCCTGCACAGCCAGCCCGCCTGGCACCGCCTAGGCCTGGTCCTGGATGGCACCCTGCCGGCCCGTGAGGCGTTCCGCCTCGGTGGCGCCGACTTCCATCTCGCCAGCCGCCCCATCTACGACGCCGACATGCGTCCGATCGACGGGTACCAGGCGATCTGCCGTACCGACACCGGCGCCGCCCTCTCGGTGATGAACAGCACCTACGAGATCGTCCAGAACGAGCAGCTCATTCGCGTGGCGGAAGCCCTCCACAGCGATGCGGTGATGGACGCGGTCTGCGTCCTGGCCGGCGGCAAGAAGG
This genomic stretch from Cyanobium gracile PCC 6307 harbors:
- a CDS encoding DUF6926 domain-containing protein; this translates as MPSPSCYLPDPPLCPPEPVFLSKSERDARHPSLVSYLLPTHWACYFINDDPSGLEDDEIAAADAWWAETFSSRSASCVDADEEYGYARHHDAAGYCLATDCTIYRFLLTASQAVALPVGAPAPPAQP